A window of Phacochoerus africanus isolate WHEZ1 chromosome 11, ROS_Pafr_v1, whole genome shotgun sequence genomic DNA:
aattaggcagatatatttacggcctggctaggcttgttctagcttttctgggctgcaggccttttctcgggggctggtggtgtttggtgctgctccgtGGGGGtgcagcccctccaaagggcaagcaggcctgtgcagggacagcccctgcggtggtaggcttcaggcaattgttgaggccagccctcccggatggcaggcaggcCCAGGTCTGGTGAGAGtgaggggtggcggggggtgggaggagggaatgcactgggaagcacagctttctgctagctagcgggcctgtaggcttgctgtggtgtggggagtattctatggggaccgaccccttcttctctcccctccccagcacgggcgcagaccaggctcttctcccaggttccctctgatgcggctttccacttccccgcccctagagtattgctcccttcggctgagacagctttgttttctagtctcccaggcagtctctgccctgtcaaacttgacagactggtttctaggcCTCCCAAgtagtttccgctctgccccgccccccccccccccgcccgttcttgggactaaccttcggaggcgaggtcttggtgcccagcccccacccaggcatctcaattttcggtgactgtgccagtagttcagatggtccatttggttcttgatcggcttttcagtactccaacttcctgctacactcttctctgcatctggagattcctccggttcgtttgatctttcccccccgagtaggtgactttccagggtgcaggatccctttctcctcctcagttccctttcgggagcgcccgtcccactcggattcaccttctctcactctcctcttttctcccgttctgcccagtaacgtcacaaacttcttgccgttattggagtttaggtttctctgccagcgattggttgctgttctgtgtgagtcatttattctgtagatgtgctttttttgttgtgtttgtgggagagggcgagcgtgtccccctactcctctgccatgtTGTCCTCCCTCtcttggggtgcaattttaaaaggtattgtagttttgtattccttttctaatatttcactgttagtatacagacatGCAACTGAtgtctgaatgtgaatcttatcttatatcctgctactttgctgaattgtgTGTCAggtcaagtagttttggggttgagtccttagggttttctatatatagtatcatgtcatctgcatacagtgaccattttaccccttctcttcctatttggatgcctttattttcttgattgctgtggctaggactctcaatactatgttgaaaacagtggtgagagtgggcatctgtCTTATTcaggttttagtgggaaggctttcagcttgttccattgagtattacattgctgtgggtttgtcataaatggcttttatgatgttaaggtatgttccctctattcctacttggtaagagttttatcctgaatggatgttggactttatcaaatgccTTCTCTACCTCAGTTGGGTGATCATaggtttttgactttccttttgttaatgtgatgtatgacattgatttgcatacgttgaaccatccttgtgaacctgggatgaatcccactggtcgtgatgtatgatctttttatatgtcattggattcagttggctaaaattttgttgagaatctttgcCTCTATAGTCATCAAAGGTATCAACCTATAGATttctttttgatggtatctttgtctggttttggtattagagcgATGGTgccatcatagaatgtctttgggagtgttccttttttttggtcttttggaaaaatttaaggaggatgggtataatttcctctttgaatgtttggtagaattcacctgtgaagccatctggtcctggactttatttatagggaatgtttttatgaaatACTCCATTTCATTTTAGtgttggtctgttcagttgatctatttctatactcttaaatttgttgaggttcctttgtgccctagtatgtggtcgatacttgaaaatgttccacgtgcacttgaaaagaatgtatgttctgattttttggatgtaatgtcctgaaaatgtccatgaagtctaacttttcattgtatcatttaggatctcttttgccttatgattttctgtccagagggtctgtcctttgatgtgagtggggtgttaaagtctcctattatgattgtatcccatccatttctccttttatacctgttagtatttgttatgGGTtgtgggtgctcctatattaggggcatagatGTTAAatattgtaatatcctcttcttgaatgtatGCTTTGCCAttaaatggtgtccttctttgtctttttcattggccttcattttaacgtctgttttgtctgatatgaatactgcaactcctgctttcctgactTGTCCATTGGATGATAtatttttcccatcccctcactttcaatctctatgtgtcctttgccctaaagtgagtctcttgtagacagcagattgtaggctcttgctttttttaacCCAATCTACCACTCTgggtcttttgattggagcactcagtccgttgacatttaaggtaattattgataaataggtatttactgccatttttaatcttgttttccagttgattctatatctccctttgttctttttttggttggatgatttccatttaatttatgcTGTGTATTTTTAGTTGgttaatgtaatgtttggttttgatttgtggttgccctgtttttgaagtatgttaaccccttcctatatctgcttcctttagcctgatagtcatatattcaacacattgtaaaaaaaaaaaaaaaaaagtctagattttcttattttcgttctccacattctatgattttgaagtccttttttaaatcttcatgtttgtccttttgctattccttgtgttaTCATTGCTAGtacagtagtcttttttttttttccactcttagatctaatgctggcttatttaagtgattgctttccagttgtgatttcctccacctatttcttcctcttttttatttacaaaagccctttcagtatttcttttagaaagggttTAGTATTGTTGTACTTTTTGGTTTGTCTGTTggtaaaattctttatttcttctattttaaatggtattcttgctggaacagtattctaggttgcagattttttcctttcagcactcaAATGTATCTATGAACTGCTATGTCAGACTCACCATTATGCTGCTCTTCTCCAGCATGCTATGGATAAGATTCTAGGATTTTGATAACGCTTGAGGAAGTAATTGGAAAAGTGGTGGAGGTAGCAGAGAAAGTACTGATGTGTAAAATGGAACACGTGCGTTCTTATGCTTTCTGTGCCTGTCATTCCCTGAAGGAACTTGCACATTCACTGAAATTTCTGGACTGTATTATCTCATTAGGAACataaaatgtttagttttgatAACAACATAGATAAAATaccatccttccttttttctttttgttttaggctgcacctggggcTCATGGacgttccaggttaggggtcaaatcagagctgtggctgccagccccagccccagccccagcccgagCCATGAGGATCTGTGCctgtgtcctataccacagctcacagcaaggctggacccttaacccacggagtgaagctagagactgaacccgcatcctcatggatgctagccgggtacCTAagcactcagccacaacaggacctccctctattttttattttgaagacaaCACGGGTGACCAAGAAATAGCATTAGGAACTGGATTTCCCTGAGGACCTGGACACTGCAAAACACGCCTTAGCTGTATCTCAGTTCAGTGAGGGATCTGTCATGTGTGAATCTTCTAGAGTCAGATGCTTACAAGGAGACATTCAGCCAGGaactaaaaatgaaagagcaggGAAAGGACAtacatttgctatttttctcttttatgtcttGCTCTCGTTACCCAGATAGAATCCACCATCCTATTGAGAGACCGTTGTCATGGGCTAAGAGGATCTGTAAGATGCTAACATTccggtaaattaaaaaaaaaaattaaatggaaaactcAAACATCTCAAGTAACATAGATTGTTCATTTTATACATTGTGAAGGATTATGACATTGCCCACCAAGAAAATCATGAAAGGATGAATCCTGGGTACTTTCACGAACGGAACATTTTTGTCATTTGGATGCGGATCTGCTTGGTCTTTGCCCCATAGACAAGCGGATTGAGGCACGGAGGGACCACCAAGTAGATGCTGGAGACGAGGATGTGGATGTAAGGGGGGATGCGCCCCCCAAACCTGTGtgtgaagaaggagaagaaagcgaGGAGGTAGAGCTGCAGGAAGACGCAGATGTGAGGGACGCAAGTGTGGACCGCTTTCAGCCTGGCCTCCTTCTGGGGCAGACGGAACACTGCCACGAATATTTGGACATAGGACAGAGTGATGACGGTGAGGTCACACACTGCAACAGTGAAGGCCACAAACAGACCATAGATTTTGTTGACTCGGACGTTTCCTGCAGCCAGCTTCACAATGGCCATGTGCTCACAGTAGGAGTGGGAGATGACAGTGGTATGATAAAGGTGCAGTCGACACTTTATCAGGACGAGGCAGGGGGCTACAAGGATGGCAGCCCTGAGTGTTACCGCAGCCCCAATCTGAGTGACTAGCTGCTGGGTAAAGATGGCAGCATGTCTCAGGGGGgaacagatggccacatagcggtccaGGGCCATGGCCAGCAGGATGCCTGACTCGGTACACTGAAATGTGTGGATGAGCCACATCTGAAGCAAGCAGGCATCAAAATAAATCTCTGAGACATGAAACCAGAAGATCCCAAGCATCTTGGGCACAACGCTGGTACTAAGTGCGATGTCCGTGACTGCCAGCATGCCCAGGAACATGTACATGGGCTCACGGAGGCTGCGTTCTGACCTGATGATGCTCAGAAGCCAGGAATTTCCCAGCACAGCAGTGAGATACATGGCACAGAATGGAATCCCGATCCAGCTCTGCACGGACTCCAGGCCTGGGATCCCTATCAGTGTCAACACAGAGGGCGTGAGGATCGTGACGTTGGACATGGACATAGTGTCCTTGGACCTCCTGatgcaaaggaaggaaatgactCAGTGCTACTGATCTTCTACTTCCTGCTTTTATGCAACGTCATCATATTGTCTGATTTTTTGCTGAACTCTAAGATCATACCACCCATCTCATTCAGATTATTGGAAAGACAGATTGATAGAGGCACATCACTTTTGGGAAGGGGCATCCACGAGCCGTCTACCCCAATGAGGTATTATGTTCATGGCCAGTTGACTGACTGCATTAGAACCAGCAAAATCACCTGCATAATGGAATAAACTGCTGACCTATCTGTTATTTCCTTTCCAGAcctgtggacaaaaaaaaaaagaaagaaaaaaattagatttgtttattttgcttggaaattgtgttttaattaaagttatttaaattttttttattgttatttccccaatacagttttcttcctactgtacagcatggtgacccagttacacatcatgtatacatttttttcctcacattatcatgctccatcataagtgaccagacatagttcccagcgctacacagcaggatctcattaaaGTTTAATGAATCCATCCATATTGTCCATTCTAGCTACTGCTCAAGTACTTAATTATTGTCAATTTTCTTTAGGTCAGGAATGATTGGTTTGGACCAGCAGATTCTCAGACTCTGGTGGGTATATTAGTGTCAAAGATTCCCTATGAAAGAAAATAGAGGTAAAACAGTTCACACCCAAGAGCATTATCTACCTacttacctacctacctacctatctatctatctatctatccatccatccatccatccatctatctacctatcatctatctaagCTCTTCTGTGTAAGACTAGATGCCTTTCAATAGAATGTAAAGTAAGAGCTCCAAAAAAGATCATTCAAATCCATGTATTTTGGCAAAAGCCTGGGTCAAAGTtccttactccttttttttttaattgctcataAAACTGTACTAATTCTTGCTCATAACTCCTCAGCTGAAATCCTTAAAGTTCGTTGTGTGCTCAAAATAGTTGAAATTCTGTAATGCACATTACAGAATACCTAGAGGGAAGAAATCTCTAAGATTTGGAAAAGCCAGTAGCAGCAATAATAGGGTCAAGAAAACACACTGATGATGACAGGATGTGGGCAGATGGGTCACTCAGCCAAACTGAGACTGGTTTCCTGGGTTTAAGTAGTTCATGAGCATGAGATTTGTCCAAATGAGactcactaattcttttttttttctttctttgtcttttctccttttagggccgctcccacggcatatggaggttcccaggctaggggcagagctggagctgtagccaccagccacagccacagccacagcaaccccagatccgagccgcatctgcaacctgcaccacagctcacggcaatgcaggatccttaacccactgagcgaggccagggatcgaacccccaacctcatggttcctagttggattcatttccgctgtgccacgacgggaattcctaattctttttctaaatgattttaattttttaaataagttttatttttt
This region includes:
- the LOC125111648 gene encoding olfactory receptor 52A1-like, coding for MSMSNVTILTPSVLTLIGIPGLESVQSWIGIPFCAMYLTAVLGNSWLLSIIRSERSLREPMYMFLGMLAVTDIALSTSVVPKMLGIFWFHVSEIYFDACLLQMWLIHTFQCTESGILLAMALDRYVAICSPLRHAAIFTQQLVTQIGAAVTLRAAILVAPCLVLIKCRLHLYHTTVISHSYCEHMAIVKLAAGNVRVNKIYGLFVAFTVAVCDLTVITLSYVQIFVAVFRLPQKEARLKAVHTCVPHICVFLQLYLLAFFSFFTHRFGGRIPPYIHILVSSIYLVVPPCLNPLVYGAKTKQIRIQMTKMFRS